A window of the Desulfurobacterium atlanticum genome harbors these coding sequences:
- a CDS encoding Nif3-like dinuclear metal center hexameric protein, giving the protein MAKYFEIVKFLKTVVPENIQDSWDNSGVQIGIDVEVSRVLFALSLSSAILKEAKEKKVDMIISHHPITISGFKNLSESRYPDKLIIEFIKEGIAVYSLHTNLDVSPLGPSAVIGEIVGLKQVSSLLDEEGVVPYGVVGKIEPITQKALFDMLVSYLPADVFRVVNFSADKMVEKVSICSGSGGSLIAQAAKKSDVYITGDVKYHDAELAVELGLTVFDMGHFGTEKLFSVKLEKVLKERFPEITFLRAETEKSPFEVVL; this is encoded by the coding sequence ATGGCAAAATATTTTGAGATTGTTAAATTTTTAAAAACCGTTGTTCCTGAAAATATTCAGGATTCATGGGATAACAGCGGTGTTCAGATAGGTATTGATGTTGAGGTTAGCAGGGTACTTTTTGCCCTTTCTTTAAGTTCAGCGATTTTGAAAGAAGCGAAAGAAAAAAAGGTTGATATGATTATTTCTCATCATCCTATTACAATTTCCGGTTTTAAAAATTTATCTGAAAGCAGGTATCCGGATAAACTCATTATTGAGTTTATAAAAGAGGGGATAGCCGTTTATTCTTTACATACCAATCTTGATGTTTCTCCTCTTGGCCCTTCTGCTGTAATTGGAGAGATTGTCGGTTTAAAGCAGGTTTCTTCTCTTTTGGATGAAGAGGGAGTTGTTCCTTACGGTGTGGTGGGAAAGATAGAGCCTATAACCCAGAAAGCTCTTTTTGACATGCTTGTTTCATATCTTCCTGCTGATGTTTTTAGAGTGGTTAATTTTTCTGCTGATAAGATGGTTGAAAAAGTTTCTATCTGTTCTGGGAGCGGCGGTTCTCTAATTGCTCAGGCGGCTAAAAAAAGTGATGTTTACATAACAGGAGATGTTAAATATCACGATGCTGAACTTGCTGTGGAGCTTGGATTGACTGTGTTTGATATGGGACATTTTGGGACAGAAAAACTCTTTTCTGTTAAACTTGAGAAGGTCTTGAAAGAGCGGTTTCCTGAAATAACTTTTCTACGTGCTGAAACAGAAAAATCTCCGTTTGAGGTTGTTTTATGA
- a CDS encoding zinc ribbon domain-containing protein — protein sequence MKVCDISDSLLRLQDLEIDARRIRAKIEDLKNRKRELIEIRKKFEKELENLKTQIEEKRFRLKDLENFIEYKKQRLKELSAKKEKVSSRKEFKNLLRQIAKTEDDIIRAREEIKTLFEELKKIENQNSEKIGKIEAQLEEVKNGIKKISEEIDKKEEELQSLKSKLSILKSEVPADILKIYESLKDRFNGLVFADISSGSCEGCGITFSPAEFAKLNREIKNGKGRCPYCGRFVFTK from the coding sequence ATGAAAGTGTGTGATATATCGGATAGTCTGCTCAGGCTTCAAGACCTTGAAATAGATGCAAGGAGAATCAGAGCGAAGATAGAGGATTTGAAAAATAGAAAGAGGGAGCTTATTGAAATAAGAAAAAAATTTGAAAAGGAGCTTGAAAATTTAAAGACTCAAATAGAAGAGAAGCGGTTTAGATTGAAAGATCTTGAAAATTTCATTGAGTATAAAAAGCAGAGGTTAAAGGAACTATCTGCTAAGAAAGAGAAAGTCTCAAGCAGGAAGGAGTTTAAAAATCTTTTAAGACAGATAGCTAAAACTGAGGATGATATTATAAGGGCAAGGGAGGAGATAAAAACTCTGTTTGAGGAACTGAAAAAGATTGAGAATCAAAATAGTGAAAAGATTGGTAAGATTGAAGCTCAATTAGAAGAAGTGAAAAATGGAATTAAAAAGATTTCAGAAGAGATAGATAAAAAAGAAGAAGAACTACAATCTCTCAAATCTAAATTGTCTATTTTAAAAAGTGAAGTTCCCGCTGATATTTTAAAAATTTATGAGAGTTTAAAAGACAGGTTTAACGGGCTTGTTTTTGCAGATATTTCATCTGGAAGTTGTGAAGGATGCGGCATAACTTTTTCTCCTGCTGAATTTGCAAAACTAAACAGAGAAATAAAAAACGGTAAAGGAAGATGTCCTTACTGCGGTAGATTTGTATTTACAAAGTAA
- a CDS encoding FprA family A-type flavoprotein has translation MSVKQIKENIYWVGAIDWDRVIFDEIIPLPEGTSYNAYIVKGSEKTALIDTVEPAKGEELIENLKTLKVEKLDYIISNHTEQDHSGMIPEILKLYPEAKVVTNKKCKQMLIDHLHIEEEKFIVVDDKETISLGDKTLQFFLAPWVHWPETMFTYAVEDKVLFPCDFLGSHIATSELFDTSDENKAKIYLEAKRYYATIMMPFRKFIVKYLELIDQLNPEIIAPSHGVVMKEPEWILNNYKVWVSDEVKPLVLIPFVSMHESTRIMVEFLARKLSDLGVAVRPYNVMTADIGNIAMDLVDAAAVVFATPAVLAGAHPSIISLAYLANGLRPKVKFASAIGSYGWSATATVKHIQQNLSSLKAEWIEEVMVKGAPSDSDFERLENLARTLAEKVKSVATLPLS, from the coding sequence ATGTCTGTAAAACAGATAAAAGAAAACATTTATTGGGTTGGAGCTATAGACTGGGACAGAGTGATTTTTGATGAAATAATACCTCTACCTGAAGGAACATCCTACAACGCTTACATTGTAAAGGGAAGTGAAAAAACCGCATTGATAGATACTGTAGAACCTGCAAAAGGTGAAGAGCTGATAGAAAACCTTAAAACATTGAAAGTCGAAAAGCTGGACTACATAATCTCCAACCACACTGAACAGGATCACTCAGGAATGATTCCTGAAATACTGAAACTCTATCCCGAAGCAAAGGTTGTTACTAACAAAAAATGTAAACAGATGCTTATAGACCATCTTCACATTGAAGAAGAAAAATTTATAGTGGTTGATGATAAAGAAACTATTTCTCTTGGAGATAAAACTCTCCAGTTTTTCCTTGCCCCATGGGTTCATTGGCCCGAAACTATGTTTACATACGCTGTAGAGGACAAAGTTCTCTTTCCATGTGATTTTCTCGGATCTCACATAGCCACAAGTGAACTGTTTGATACTTCAGATGAAAACAAGGCAAAAATATACCTTGAAGCAAAAAGATACTACGCAACAATAATGATGCCTTTCAGAAAATTTATCGTTAAGTATCTGGAACTGATTGACCAGTTAAACCCTGAAATCATAGCTCCAAGTCACGGAGTCGTGATGAAAGAACCTGAATGGATACTTAATAACTATAAAGTTTGGGTTTCAGATGAAGTGAAGCCTCTGGTGCTTATCCCATTTGTATCAATGCATGAGAGCACAAGAATAATGGTTGAATTTTTAGCCCGTAAATTAAGCGATCTCGGAGTGGCAGTTAGACCTTACAACGTTATGACAGCAGATATCGGAAATATTGCTATGGACCTTGTTGATGCTGCGGCAGTTGTATTTGCAACACCTGCTGTTCTTGCAGGAGCACATCCTTCAATAATTTCCCTTGCATATCTTGCAAACGGTTTAAGACCAAAGGTTAAGTTTGCATCAGCAATAGGTTCCTACGGCTGGAGTGCAACTGCAACCGTTAAACACATTCAGCAAAACCTTTCCTCTTTAAAAGCGGAATGGATTGAAGAGGTGATGGTAAAAGGAGCACCTTCAGACAGCGATTTTGAAAGGCTTGAAAACCTTGCCAGAACACTTGCAGAAAAAGTAAAAAGCGTAGCAACACTTCCGTTAAGTTAA
- the rd gene encoding rubredoxin: protein MKKYRCTVCGYIYDPAKGDPASGIDPGTPFESIPDDWVCPVCGVGKEHFEPIKEEN from the coding sequence ATGAAAAAATACAGATGTACCGTATGCGGCTATATCTATGATCCTGCCAAAGGTGACCCCGCAAGCGGAATAGACCCTGGAACTCCATTTGAAAGCATTCCCGATGATTGGGTTTGCCCCGTCTGCGGTGTAGGTAAAGAACATTTTGAACCTATTAAGGAGGAAAATTAA
- a CDS encoding radical SAM protein: MVLTPICNHLQASKNDLQVCLIYPGNSFSGFSSLAISNIYSTLNKIEGICCDIGFINHTESYFLEKPFNKFDILMFSITYEEHLLEVIKALEEWGIPSERKKRNSNFPLIFGGGIGIYYNPAPFFPIFDVIYLGEGEERLEEAFSNLPGKDKQKIKEIFDSFDNILIPEDYSFKYEKERVIEITGNRKRIFRSKEYPQRLSCSCFIVEETAFSNMGLIEINRGCIEKCRFCVASAMGLPYREKSIEILKKEIESLSEHTNTIGLIGTAVTDYSKLDKLYEILKGFNLKASFASLKANTSSDIVFKIIAESNQKTVTIAPETGSEIKRFALNKKVKDETFFHFCEKAFEAGVENLKLYFLTGIPEESSEDIEKIAVLTNKFREIALKYWKARKKTGKITVSVNPLIPKPFTPMQWYGMPKKSDIERRLRKIRTSILKIPNTNFNSENTKSAIFQAIISRGDERIGKAAIKMVKEKISFRKALREENLNMETLYTREREKDELFPWDLVESGIKREYLRNEYEKIFKGKVSPKCFNGCKICGLC; encoded by the coding sequence ATGGTATTAACTCCTATATGTAATCACCTGCAGGCATCAAAAAACGACCTGCAGGTCTGTCTTATATATCCGGGCAATTCATTCTCAGGTTTTTCAAGCCTTGCTATATCAAACATCTACTCTACACTTAACAAAATAGAAGGCATTTGCTGTGATATAGGTTTTATAAACCACACAGAAAGCTACTTTCTTGAAAAACCTTTCAACAAATTTGATATTCTCATGTTTTCTATAACCTACGAGGAGCATCTACTTGAAGTGATAAAAGCTCTTGAAGAATGGGGCATTCCATCTGAAAGGAAAAAAAGAAACAGTAATTTCCCACTAATTTTCGGGGGAGGAATAGGAATATACTACAATCCTGCTCCCTTTTTTCCAATATTTGATGTAATTTATCTTGGAGAAGGTGAAGAGAGACTTGAAGAAGCATTTTCAAATCTACCAGGAAAAGATAAACAGAAAATAAAAGAGATTTTTGATAGTTTTGATAACATTCTTATACCTGAAGATTATTCATTTAAATATGAAAAAGAAAGGGTTATTGAAATAACAGGAAACAGAAAAAGAATTTTCAGGTCAAAAGAGTATCCACAACGGTTATCCTGTTCCTGTTTCATAGTGGAAGAAACAGCTTTCAGCAATATGGGACTTATTGAAATAAACAGAGGATGCATTGAAAAGTGCAGATTCTGTGTAGCCTCGGCAATGGGACTTCCCTACAGAGAGAAAAGTATAGAAATTCTTAAAAAAGAAATAGAAAGTTTGTCAGAGCATACCAATACAATAGGACTTATAGGAACAGCTGTAACAGATTACTCTAAACTTGACAAGCTTTACGAAATATTAAAAGGGTTTAATTTAAAAGCCTCTTTTGCCTCTTTAAAAGCGAACACTTCTTCAGATATAGTTTTCAAAATAATAGCTGAATCAAATCAGAAAACAGTAACAATAGCACCAGAGACAGGTTCAGAAATAAAAAGGTTTGCTTTAAACAAAAAAGTAAAAGATGAAACATTCTTTCACTTTTGTGAAAAAGCATTTGAAGCCGGAGTAGAAAATCTTAAACTCTATTTTCTGACAGGCATTCCTGAAGAATCCAGCGAAGATATTGAAAAAATAGCCGTATTGACAAACAAGTTCAGAGAAATTGCTCTTAAATATTGGAAAGCAAGAAAAAAAACAGGAAAAATAACTGTTAGTGTTAACCCTTTAATACCAAAACCCTTTACACCTATGCAGTGGTATGGAATGCCTAAGAAAAGTGATATTGAAAGAAGATTGAGAAAAATAAGAACATCAATTTTAAAGATACCTAATACGAACTTTAATTCTGAAAACACCAAATCGGCAATATTTCAGGCCATTATATCAAGAGGTGATGAAAGAATTGGCAAAGCAGCCATCAAAATGGTCAAAGAGAAAATCTCTTTCAGAAAAGCCTTAAGAGAAGAAAATTTAAATATGGAAACCCTTTACACTAGAGAAAGAGAAAAAGATGAACTGTTCCCCTGGGATCTGGTTGAAAGTGGAATAAAAAGAGAATATTTAAGAAATGAATACGAAAAAATATTCAAAGGGAAAGTTTCTCCAAAATGCTTTAATGGCTGTAAAATTTGTGGATTATGCTAA
- the ftsZ gene encoding cell division protein FtsZ, with protein MFDIAEDNFLGPVIKVIGVGGGGGNAVARMYENGIEGVEFVIINTDAQVLEKAPIPIKVQIGEKVTKGLGAGGKPEIGEQAALEDEPKIREVLEGSDMVFITAGMGGGTGTGAAPIVAKIAKDMGILTVGVVTRPFDFEGRKRYINAQEGIKRLKEFVDTLMVIPNQKLLTVAPKDMSILNAFKLADNVLYQAVKGITEVITRPGLINLDFADVKAVMHSGGYALMGTGEASGEERALTAARKAIDNPLLENVQVEGASRILVNITGGPDLTLDEAYAAAGLIKERAKRDDTNFYFGVTLDDSLEDSIQVTVIATGFDEKGRVYPFNPVDKNKDKTAETLDNDVEVININMEEILKKLTSEEF; from the coding sequence ATGTTTGACATAGCAGAAGACAACTTCCTTGGACCTGTAATAAAGGTTATAGGTGTTGGCGGTGGTGGCGGAAACGCCGTTGCAAGGATGTATGAAAACGGCATTGAAGGTGTTGAATTTGTGATAATAAACACAGATGCTCAGGTTCTTGAAAAAGCACCAATTCCCATAAAAGTTCAAATAGGTGAAAAAGTTACAAAAGGGCTCGGAGCAGGTGGCAAACCTGAAATCGGAGAACAGGCAGCCCTTGAGGATGAACCAAAAATAAGAGAAGTCCTTGAAGGCTCAGATATGGTCTTTATAACCGCTGGTATGGGAGGCGGCACAGGTACAGGTGCAGCGCCTATCGTCGCCAAAATAGCTAAAGATATGGGCATACTGACAGTAGGTGTTGTAACAAGACCTTTTGACTTTGAGGGAAGAAAAAGATATATCAACGCTCAAGAAGGTATAAAAAGACTCAAAGAATTTGTTGACACCCTTATGGTTATTCCAAATCAGAAGCTTTTAACAGTAGCACCAAAGGATATGTCTATATTAAACGCATTTAAGCTGGCTGATAATGTCCTTTATCAGGCTGTTAAAGGTATCACTGAAGTTATTACAAGACCAGGCTTAATTAACCTTGACTTCGCCGATGTTAAGGCCGTTATGCACAGCGGCGGTTACGCTTTAATGGGTACAGGTGAGGCAAGCGGTGAGGAAAGAGCCTTAACGGCAGCAAGAAAAGCTATAGATAATCCACTCCTTGAAAATGTTCAGGTTGAAGGGGCAAGCAGAATCCTTGTTAACATTACAGGCGGACCAGATTTAACTCTTGACGAAGCTTACGCCGCCGCAGGGCTAATTAAAGAAAGGGCAAAAAGGGATGATACAAACTTCTATTTCGGAGTAACACTCGATGATTCCCTTGAGGATTCTATTCAGGTAACTGTTATAGCTACAGGTTTTGATGAAAAGGGAAGAGTATATCCATTTAATCCAGTTGATAAGAATAAAGACAAAACAGCCGAAACGCTTGATAACGATGTAGAAGTTATAAATATAAACATGGAAGAAATTCTTAAAAAGCTAACCAGTGAAGAATTCTAA
- the ftsZ gene encoding cell division protein FtsZ yields the protein MFDIAEDSFLGPVIKVIGVGGGGGNAVARMYENGIEGVEFVIINTDAQVLGKAPIPIKVQIGEKLTKGLGAGGKPEIGEQAALEDEPKIREVLEGSDMVFITAGMGGGTGTGAAPIVAKIAKDMGILTVGVVTRPFDFEGRKRHLFAENGIRKLKEFVDTLMVVPNQKLLTVAPKDMSILNAFKLADNVLYQAVKGITEVITRPGLINLDFADVKAVMHSGGYALMGTGEASGEERALTAARKAIDNPLLENVQVEGASRILVNITGGPDLTLDEAYAAAGLIKERAKRDDTNFYFGVTLDDSLEDSIQVTVIATGFDEKGRPQFPPPIGAGEKASFYSERPLMESEEVIDIDISSILKSLNEEEE from the coding sequence ATGTTTGACATAGCGGAAGACAGTTTTCTTGGGCCTGTAATAAAGGTTATAGGTGTTGGCGGTGGCGGCGGAAACGCCGTTGCAAGAATGTATGAAAACGGCATTGAAGGTGTTGAATTTGTGATAATAAATACAGATGCTCAGGTTCTTGGGAAAGCACCAATTCCTATAAAAGTTCAAATAGGTGAAAAACTTACAAAAGGGCTCGGAGCAGGTGGCAAACCTGAAATCGGAGAACAGGCAGCCCTTGAGGATGAACCAAAAATAAGAGAAGTCCTTGAAGGCTCAGATATGGTCTTTATAACCGCCGGTATGGGAGGCGGTACAGGTACAGGTGCAGCGCCTATCGTCGCCAAAATAGCTAAAGATATGGGCATACTGACAGTAGGTGTTGTAACAAGACCTTTTGACTTTGAAGGGAGAAAAAGGCATCTTTTTGCAGAAAATGGAATAAGAAAACTCAAAGAGTTTGTTGATACCCTTATGGTTGTTCCAAATCAGAAGCTTTTAACAGTAGCACCAAAGGATATGTCTATATTAAACGCTTTTAAGCTGGCTGATAATGTCCTTTATCAGGCTGTTAAAGGTATCACTGAAGTTATTACAAGACCAGGCTTAATTAACCTTGACTTCGCCGATGTTAAGGCCGTTATGCACAGTGGCGGTTACGCTTTAATGGGTACAGGTGAGGCAAGCGGTGAGGAAAGAGCCTTAACGGCAGCAAGAAAAGCTATAGATAATCCACTCCTTGAAAATGTTCAGGTTGAAGGAGCAAGCAGAATCCTTGTTAACATTACAGGCGGACCAGATTTAACTCTTGACGAAGCTTACGCCGCCGCAGGGCTAATTAAAGAAAGAGCAAAAAGGGATGATACAAACTTCTATTTCGGAGTAACCCTCGATGATTCCCTTGAAGATTCTATTCAGGTAACTGTTATAGCTACAGGTTTTGATGAAAAGGGAAGACCGCAGTTTCCTCCTCCAATAGGAGCAGGAGAAAAAGCCAGCTTTTACTCTGAAAGACCTCTAATGGAATCTGAGGAAGTTATTGATATAGATATATCCAGTATCTTGAAAAGTTTAAATGAAGAAGAGGAGTAA
- a CDS encoding cell division protein FtsA yields the protein MIEEKILTIDLGTTYIRATLGTVGRKGNKKIVATVKVPSKGMKSGNISSLVSVKDALNAALNELKLKTTTPLPGEAYVIVPGGHVLSYRVEAKITFPGIQQIHYKDINDLKNKAEKDLMEKKGQPLKQHYETMHIIPQEFIIENMSGIQNPIGHSGKELAMRALIIMVTKRTKKTLQDLLRDCGLKLNGLILQSLASFYGIKGRENFYFNNNLFLYLGAGSTEYFFLREDKPFLYKHLPEGGDDIIDFLISKIKIGKKEMEKLVKEHGSAYALNIPQDEFVTIPVGGKLKKLPKIVIPALIQLKLQKILKEIKRELQNEDPTTLINMNKVFLTGGLAKLKDIDILVSKIFKAPVEICLPDCEDSDVTLTPVVGALNYIAATRKPEGKIFEVNEDIVPSKSESGLFGWFRRFIDQLI from the coding sequence ATGATAGAAGAAAAAATTCTTACAATAGATCTTGGAACTACCTATATAAGGGCAACTCTTGGAACTGTGGGGAGAAAAGGGAATAAAAAAATAGTAGCCACAGTTAAAGTTCCTTCAAAAGGAATGAAAAGCGGAAATATCTCAAGCCTTGTATCTGTGAAAGATGCCCTTAATGCTGCATTAAATGAGCTTAAATTAAAAACAACAACTCCCCTACCTGGGGAAGCATACGTTATTGTTCCTGGAGGTCATGTATTAAGCTACAGAGTAGAAGCAAAAATAACATTTCCCGGAATACAACAAATCCACTACAAAGATATAAACGACCTTAAAAACAAAGCAGAAAAAGACCTTATGGAAAAGAAAGGTCAACCGTTAAAACAACACTATGAAACTATGCACATTATTCCACAGGAATTCATAATAGAAAATATGAGCGGGATTCAAAATCCCATAGGTCATAGCGGAAAAGAGCTTGCAATGAGAGCTTTGATAATTATGGTGACAAAAAGAACTAAAAAAACCCTTCAGGATCTTTTAAGAGACTGTGGATTAAAGCTTAACGGCTTAATTTTACAGTCATTAGCATCTTTTTATGGAATAAAAGGTCGGGAAAACTTCTATTTTAACAACAATTTATTCCTCTACCTTGGCGCTGGAAGTACCGAGTATTTCTTCCTAAGAGAAGATAAACCTTTCCTCTACAAACACCTTCCTGAAGGAGGAGACGACATAATAGATTTCCTTATAAGCAAAATAAAAATTGGAAAAAAAGAGATGGAAAAACTTGTTAAGGAACATGGTAGTGCTTACGCTCTGAACATTCCACAGGATGAATTTGTAACTATTCCTGTAGGTGGTAAATTAAAAAAATTACCCAAAATAGTTATCCCCGCCCTTATTCAGCTTAAACTTCAGAAAATCTTAAAAGAGATAAAAAGAGAGCTTCAAAATGAAGATCCTACAACACTTATCAATATGAATAAAGTATTTCTTACAGGTGGACTGGCAAAGTTAAAAGATATAGACATTTTAGTTTCTAAAATTTTTAAAGCACCTGTAGAAATCTGTCTTCCTGATTGTGAAGATAGTGACGTTACTCTCACACCAGTAGTAGGTGCATTAAACTATATAGCTGCTACGAGAAAGCCAGAAGGGAAAATCTTTGAAGTTAATGAAGACATTGTTCCATCTAAAAGCGAAAGTGGATTGTTTGGATGGTTTAGAAGATTTATAGACCAGCTAATATAA
- a CDS encoding cell division protein FtsQ/DivIB has translation MKKPFFLIFLFFISLSAAGIYLYSPMKIEKIEIKLDKNLWGKEISEAISGSINLNSTVDEVKLEEIKEFLEKLPWVKSASVSFLKGTLNINIKEEPVKLCILSGNTTYNVGENGYLLAKRKELCKKINSYFYKGRSDFFTMETTGYLKVKNSILLEIELISTYLSKNNIIKEKPEILLTDTGVKLLYPENKIIVFLGNGGESWQNFKKLFRILDKPYSGYYDLRFSGLLIKEGEEK, from the coding sequence ATGAAAAAGCCATTTTTTTTAATATTTCTCTTTTTTATATCTCTTTCTGCAGCAGGAATATACCTTTACTCTCCAATGAAAATAGAAAAAATAGAAATCAAACTTGATAAAAATCTATGGGGAAAGGAAATCTCTGAGGCAATATCTGGAAGTATAAACCTAAACTCAACTGTGGATGAGGTCAAACTGGAAGAGATAAAGGAATTCCTTGAGAAACTTCCCTGGGTAAAATCAGCTTCCGTTTCTTTTTTAAAAGGAACATTGAATATAAATATCAAAGAAGAGCCTGTAAAACTATGTATATTGTCAGGCAACACAACCTATAATGTGGGAGAAAACGGCTATTTACTGGCAAAAAGAAAAGAGTTATGTAAAAAAATTAACTCCTATTTTTACAAAGGAAGAAGTGATTTTTTTACTATGGAAACCACCGGATATCTTAAAGTAAAAAATAGCATACTTCTTGAAATAGAACTCATCTCAACTTATCTCTCAAAAAACAACATAATAAAAGAAAAACCTGAAATTTTATTAACAGATACAGGAGTAAAATTGCTATACCCTGAGAATAAAATAATAGTTTTTTTAGGAAACGGTGGAGAAAGCTGGCAAAATTTTAAAAAATTGTTTAGAATTTTAGACAAACCATATTCTGGATACTATGACCTGAGATTTTCAGGCCTTCTTATCAAAGAAGGGGAGGAAAAATGA
- a CDS encoding D-alanine--D-alanine ligase family protein: MIVILKGGPSPEAEISRKSAESITRALTSLGYNTIEMEFDENCVKKLIEIKPEKVFIALHGVPGEDGSVQGLLETIKIPYTGCNVETSAICIDKDTTKRILKTHGIPVPAGRTFYKEDKVEWLEFPCVVKPARTGSTVGISLVKKKEELNNAVELAFKYDSKILIEEYIEGRELTIPVLNGKPLPIVEIVTESGFYDYNSKYKSSSTQYKVPAKISEKVREKIEKIAIKTFKVLECRGAIRIDFRLNSMNIPYLLEVNTIPGMTERSLLPKSAAAAGISFEQLIEEILNG, from the coding sequence AGAAGCGGAAATTTCAAGAAAAAGTGCGGAAAGTATCACAAGAGCACTTACATCACTTGGATATAACACTATTGAGATGGAATTTGACGAAAACTGCGTCAAAAAACTTATTGAAATAAAACCTGAAAAAGTGTTTATAGCTCTTCACGGAGTGCCTGGAGAAGATGGTTCTGTTCAGGGATTACTTGAAACGATAAAAATCCCCTATACAGGCTGCAATGTTGAAACAAGTGCCATATGTATTGACAAAGACACTACTAAAAGAATCTTAAAAACCCACGGAATACCTGTTCCTGCGGGAAGAACTTTTTACAAAGAAGACAAAGTAGAATGGCTTGAGTTCCCATGTGTTGTAAAGCCGGCGAGAACCGGCTCAACTGTTGGAATTTCACTTGTAAAGAAGAAGGAAGAACTAAACAACGCAGTGGAATTGGCATTTAAATACGACTCAAAGATACTAATTGAAGAGTATATAGAAGGGAGAGAATTAACCATTCCTGTTTTAAATGGGAAACCTCTGCCAATCGTTGAAATCGTTACAGAATCCGGTTTTTATGATTACAATTCAAAGTATAAATCTTCATCAACTCAATACAAAGTACCTGCGAAAATAAGCGAGAAGGTAAGAGAAAAGATAGAAAAAATAGCTATTAAAACGTTCAAAGTGCTTGAATGCAGAGGAGCTATAAGAATAGACTTCAGATTAAATAGCATGAACATTCCCTATTTACTTGAAGTTAACACAATTCCCGGAATGACGGAAAGAAGTCTGCTGCCAAAATCTGCAGCTGCAGCAGGTATATCATTTGAACAACTTATTGAGGAAATATTAAACGGATGA